In Meleagris gallopavo isolate NT-WF06-2002-E0010 breed Aviagen turkey brand Nicholas breeding stock chromosome 2, Turkey_5.1, whole genome shotgun sequence, the following are encoded in one genomic region:
- the RUNX2 gene encoding runt-related transcription factor 2, giving the protein MVFTELFSPIFCYNFLGASELGPFSDPRQFTSISSLTESRFSNPRMHYPATFTYTPPVTSGMSLGMSATTHYHTYLPPPYPGSSQNQSGPFQTSSTPYLYYGTSSGSYQFPMVPGGDRSPSRMLPPCTTTSNGSTLLNPNLPNQSDGVEADGSHSSSPTVLNSSGRMDESVWRPY; this is encoded by the coding sequence ATGGTATTTACGGAATTGTTTTCCCCCATCTTTTGTTATAATTTTTTAGGTGCTTCCGAGCTGGGCCCATTTTCAGATCCCAGGCAGTTCACAAGCATTTCATCCCTCACTGAGAGCCGCTTCTCCAACCCACGAATGCACTATCCAGCCACCTTTACCTATACACCGCCCGTCACCTCAGGCATGTCACTGGGTATGTCCGCAACCACTCACTACCACACCTACCTGCCACCACCCTACCCCGGCTCCTCCCAAAACCAAAGTGGACCTTTCCAGACCAGCAGCACTCCATATCTCTACTATGGCACTTCGTCGGGATCGTACCAGTTCCCCATGGTGCCGGGAGGGGACCGCTCCCCTTCCAGGATGCTTCCTCCGTGCACCACCACGTCCAACGGCAGCACGCTGCTAAACCCAAACTTGCCCAACCAGAGTGACGGTGTGGAGGCGGATggcagccacagcagctccccaaCCGTTTTGAATTCTAGTGGCAGAATGGATGAGTCCGTTTGGAGGCCGTACTGA